The proteins below are encoded in one region of Microbispora sp. NBC_01189:
- a CDS encoding MaoC family dehydratase, protein MKQDDTMEHDEIERLIQSSRRVIGCLAPDVEPGVDVASWINVSRFVDASGDDNPLYLDVRYGAGSVHHTMLAPPTFVLAVRAPASAGVLDLMEHRLTGALSSLHLSWDDTVRLGDALAGSVCVSDVSRHLAAADRARVLSTVEYRRNGVGFARGWAEVEVAPLDEDRSLFSHRSIHRYEPADVERMARELDTEQPSRGAVPRFWSDVALGDSTPTLLKGPLTLADLELWVFAEGRPVRAGNLHHARLAELKGRRAANPVTGWPTWDMAESSLDSAATAPDGPSAPGGLLFALAGQHVTHWMGDDAFLRQLSARIMRPFRYGDALWLTGTVIDRYTATDEGRTRYHAITLRVMGRNQLHEPVVEAHAVVFLPDHGKPVRLPVRGGLTGDAPREN, encoded by the coding sequence GTGAAGCAGGACGACACCATGGAACACGACGAGATCGAGCGACTGATCCAGTCGAGCAGAAGAGTCATCGGCTGCCTGGCCCCCGATGTCGAGCCGGGAGTCGACGTGGCGAGTTGGATCAATGTCAGCCGGTTCGTCGACGCGTCAGGTGACGACAACCCGCTCTACCTCGATGTGCGGTATGGCGCGGGCTCGGTCCATCACACGATGCTCGCGCCCCCGACGTTCGTCCTGGCGGTCCGTGCGCCCGCCTCGGCCGGCGTGCTGGACCTGATGGAGCACCGGCTGACCGGCGCGCTGAGCTCGTTGCACCTGAGCTGGGACGACACCGTCCGGCTGGGTGATGCCCTCGCCGGGAGCGTCTGCGTGAGCGACGTCAGCCGGCACCTCGCCGCGGCCGACCGGGCCCGCGTCCTGTCCACCGTCGAATATCGGCGCAACGGTGTGGGGTTCGCGCGCGGCTGGGCGGAGGTCGAGGTCGCCCCGCTCGACGAGGACCGTTCGTTGTTCTCGCACCGCTCGATCCACCGGTACGAGCCCGCCGACGTCGAGCGGATGGCGCGGGAGCTGGACACCGAACAACCCTCCCGTGGCGCGGTCCCGCGCTTCTGGAGCGACGTCGCCCTGGGGGATTCGACACCGACCCTCCTGAAGGGTCCGCTGACGCTGGCCGACCTCGAACTCTGGGTCTTCGCCGAGGGCCGCCCCGTGCGAGCCGGCAACCTGCACCACGCTCGCCTGGCCGAGCTCAAGGGACGCCGGGCGGCGAATCCGGTCACCGGGTGGCCGACCTGGGACATGGCCGAGAGCTCGCTGGATTCGGCGGCCACGGCCCCCGACGGGCCCAGCGCGCCCGGAGGCCTGCTGTTCGCGCTCGCCGGCCAGCATGTGACGCACTGGATGGGTGACGACGCGTTCCTGCGGCAGTTGAGCGCGCGCATCATGCGGCCCTTCCGCTACGGCGATGCGCTGTGGCTGACCGGAACGGTCATCGACCGCTACACGGCGACAGACGAGGGGAGGACCCGTTATCACGCGATCACTCTCCGGGTGATGGGACGGAACCAGCTCCACGAGCCCGTTGTGGAGGCCCACGCCGTCGTGTTCCTGCCGGACCACGGGAAGCCGGTCAGGCTCCCCGTACGGGGAGGACTTACCGGCGACGCACCGCGGGAGAACTGA
- a CDS encoding AMP-binding protein: MRPALLGWLDRPPSGTALVDRRAGRSWTYAELAADVLRRSAAIPSRRKSLVACLCHVDARSAIAYLGAMAAGHAVMMLDGAADRGAIDRLLDLYQVEFLLDGDGCERLRSPDGPPVDDELAVLLGTSGSTGSPKYVRLSRHNVDANAAQITQILEIDGDERAVQALPLHYSYGLSVLNSHLLAGASVVFPGASIVRPQFWEAMRDNACTSLAGVPYTYAILTRLGFEDAGLPDLRTLTQAGGRMEPDTVLRFGRHMTEQGGRLVVMYGQTEATARIAYVPPDRLLDKPDRVGVPVPRGHLSLADDGELLYEGPNVMLGYARGRADLASGDVNRGRLGTGDLAGVDDEGFYSIVGRKRRIAKLGGRRVNLDELEILLVTHGRVAALELSGRLVLVRAAGDATTSGRELSQHVGELIRVPTRFIHVVGVDRLPMTGTGKIDYGALTDELATGHE, encoded by the coding sequence ATGAGACCGGCGCTTCTGGGATGGTTGGACCGGCCACCGTCCGGCACGGCCCTGGTGGACAGGCGCGCCGGCCGGAGCTGGACCTATGCCGAGCTCGCGGCCGATGTCCTCCGGAGGAGCGCGGCCATCCCCAGCCGGCGTAAGTCCCTCGTGGCCTGCCTGTGTCATGTGGACGCGCGGTCGGCCATCGCCTATCTCGGCGCGATGGCGGCCGGCCACGCGGTCATGATGCTCGACGGCGCCGCCGACAGGGGCGCGATCGATCGTCTACTGGATCTCTACCAGGTCGAGTTCCTGCTGGACGGCGACGGCTGCGAACGGCTCCGCAGTCCGGACGGGCCCCCCGTGGACGACGAGCTGGCGGTCCTTCTCGGCACGTCAGGGAGCACCGGCAGTCCCAAGTACGTGAGGCTCAGCCGGCACAACGTCGATGCCAATGCCGCCCAGATCACCCAGATCCTCGAAATCGACGGCGACGAGCGGGCTGTGCAGGCCCTTCCACTGCATTACTCCTACGGGCTTTCGGTCCTCAACTCCCACCTGCTCGCGGGGGCGTCGGTGGTGTTCCCCGGCGCCAGCATCGTACGGCCACAGTTCTGGGAGGCCATGAGGGACAACGCGTGCACGTCCCTGGCCGGTGTGCCCTACACCTACGCGATCCTCACCCGGCTGGGCTTCGAGGATGCCGGCCTGCCGGACCTACGGACCCTGACCCAGGCCGGCGGCCGCATGGAGCCTGACACGGTGCTCCGCTTCGGACGCCACATGACCGAACAGGGCGGACGGCTCGTCGTGATGTACGGACAGACCGAGGCCACCGCGCGGATCGCGTATGTGCCGCCCGACCGGCTGCTGGACAAGCCGGACCGTGTCGGCGTACCGGTTCCCCGCGGCCACCTGTCACTCGCCGACGACGGGGAACTGCTCTACGAGGGACCCAATGTCATGCTGGGGTACGCGCGAGGGCGCGCGGATCTCGCCTCCGGCGATGTCAACCGCGGCCGGCTCGGGACAGGTGACCTCGCCGGCGTCGACGACGAGGGTTTCTACTCGATCGTCGGCCGTAAGCGCCGCATCGCGAAGCTGGGCGGTCGGCGCGTGAACCTCGACGAGCTGGAAATACTCCTGGTGACACATGGCCGGGTGGCTGCCCTGGAGCTGTCGGGGCGGCTGGTGCTGGTGCGGGCGGCAGGTGACGCGACGACATCGGGGCGTGAGCTGTCCCAGCACGTGGGCGAGCTCATCCGCGTACCGACACGTTTCATCCACGTCGTCGGCGTCGACCGGCTCCCGATGACCGGCACCGGGAAGATCGACTACGGAGCGCTGACAGACGAGCTGGCGACCGGTCATGAGTGA
- a CDS encoding acyl carrier protein, with product MSSLNPMQDGPGFEQMLSEAFKVGLDLPPDTDVTTLAFGRHRHWDSLGHMSLVITLEQTFGVSLGEEDVLEIDSYATAAAVLKSKDRASP from the coding sequence ATGTCGTCGCTGAATCCCATGCAGGACGGGCCCGGTTTCGAGCAGATGCTGTCCGAGGCCTTCAAGGTGGGGCTGGATCTGCCTCCGGATACCGACGTGACCACGTTGGCCTTCGGGCGACATCGACACTGGGATTCCCTGGGCCACATGTCGCTCGTCATCACTCTTGAGCAAACCTTCGGGGTATCGCTCGGCGAGGAGGACGTGCTGGAGATCGACAGTTACGCCACCGCCGCCGCCGTCCTGAAGTCGAAGGATCGCGCCAGCCCATGA
- a CDS encoding MFS transporter — translation MPAGSWALARYILVPPPPGGWRNIGRSAPVAEAEGRPVGGEPLAGDAAGEQPRTLWKNRNFSVLLSVQTLSVMGDSFSILAMPLLVFHATGSVVQMGLLTGSAGAASILSGIFAGVLADRVDRRALLIACDVVRALVYGLVPLVWIFSPQVWLLYVVVPIGAALGMVFQVTYVAVVPGLVADGQIMKANSRLYGTHSMASVAGPVLAGLLSAAYGPSTAIAADAASFAVSAVGLCFVRPRPRSATADAPTARAGWKDVLVGARFLWGHPALRALTILLSFLTFLTLGLTDLIIFHLKHDLGQPDSAAGYVLASAAVGSVVAAAFAGLARRSLGFGACWIGSYALCGAAISFIGLSANVATVAVLATVFLFCRGIAGICSMSLRQEVSPDRLLGRVTAAFWTIHAALGPIGAALLTWGAARYGVAVVCMTAGISCLTIALCATLTPIRHPRPELLPAEVGK, via the coding sequence ATGCCAGCAGGTTCCTGGGCATTAGCCAGGTACATACTGGTTCCTCCCCCTCCGGGCGGGTGGCGGAACATCGGTCGATCGGCCCCGGTGGCAGAAGCCGAGGGAAGACCTGTCGGGGGAGAGCCGTTGGCCGGAGACGCGGCGGGGGAGCAACCCCGAACACTTTGGAAGAACCGGAACTTCAGCGTTCTTCTCAGCGTGCAGACCCTGTCCGTCATGGGGGACTCTTTCTCCATTCTGGCGATGCCGCTGCTCGTTTTCCACGCGACAGGCTCCGTCGTCCAGATGGGCCTGCTGACCGGCTCGGCGGGGGCGGCGTCGATCCTCTCGGGGATCTTCGCCGGGGTGCTGGCCGACCGGGTCGACCGACGGGCTCTGCTGATCGCGTGTGACGTCGTCCGGGCGCTCGTCTACGGGCTTGTCCCGCTCGTCTGGATCTTCTCCCCGCAGGTCTGGCTCCTCTACGTCGTCGTGCCGATCGGTGCCGCCCTGGGGATGGTCTTCCAGGTCACATACGTCGCCGTCGTGCCCGGCCTCGTCGCCGACGGCCAGATCATGAAGGCCAACAGCCGTCTCTACGGGACGCACTCCATGGCGAGCGTCGCGGGACCCGTACTCGCCGGTCTCCTCTCGGCGGCGTACGGCCCGTCCACCGCGATCGCGGCGGACGCGGCAAGTTTCGCCGTGTCGGCCGTCGGCCTGTGTTTCGTACGGCCCCGGCCGCGGAGCGCCACCGCGGACGCGCCGACGGCGCGGGCGGGATGGAAGGACGTCCTGGTGGGCGCGCGGTTTCTCTGGGGGCATCCGGCGCTGCGGGCGCTGACGATCCTCCTGTCGTTCCTGACGTTCCTCACCCTCGGCCTGACCGATCTGATCATCTTCCACCTGAAGCATGATCTCGGGCAGCCCGACAGCGCGGCCGGATATGTGCTGGCATCCGCCGCGGTCGGGTCGGTGGTCGCCGCCGCCTTCGCGGGTCTCGCACGCAGGTCCCTCGGATTCGGCGCCTGCTGGATCGGCTCGTACGCACTGTGCGGTGCCGCCATCTCGTTCATCGGTCTGTCCGCGAATGTCGCCACGGTGGCGGTGCTGGCGACCGTCTTCCTCTTCTGCAGGGGTATCGCCGGGATCTGCTCCATGTCCCTGAGGCAGGAGGTGAGCCCCGATCGCCTGCTGGGACGTGTGACCGCGGCGTTCTGGACCATCCACGCGGCCCTCGGTCCGATCGGCGCGGCCCTGCTGACCTGGGGGGCCGCCCGTTACGGTGTCGCGGTCGTCTGCATGACGGCCGGGATCTCCTGTCTGACGATCGCCCTGTGCGCGACTTTGACCCCCATCCGCCACCCCCGCCCCGAGCTCCTGCCCGCCGAGGTGGGGAAGTAG
- a CDS encoding CDP-glycerol glycerophosphotransferase family protein has product MTAPPRLSVVVPLHGGEEHAEECLKSLHDQTLDDIEVILAGRPEGLRPPGPGFTLLALGDGGDDPGAARNAGAAFATGRYLAFADPGSVVPADAYRTLVDALDHTGSDLACGRIRRWSPYASGGTATETGRTTGTAPGSGAGSSAGAAARLRTHITRHPKLLDDPRVGGTVFRREFWNRHGFAFPEGLGEDFPVTIPAHVLSTSADVLGDVVCLMRGSRPPADPLRRLRAMLEVSDLLGRHAPRLRAAYDLRLAEGPDLEAVLDAVRDRVPDGLAEALGRLDPGAVERLPVLGRLRIHFAAHGMTGELAELRTFAESEIRHRGVLRRGLVRRRWYLDYPFRRDPRLSRSLFDATRDLRLVARADDVRHADGRLVLAGHAYIAHLDSGRSRIEVWLQREEERIALPVRRTRRPDVTADSRQSVACHDDSGFEAVIALDTLPPGRWALYARVRARGVIRAGRATGAPGERVFDVAGARVSLTHERGLTLTAGVAAGDDPAGSAGHVGAVRWTDAGELVLEAPDRFPGDRITLERGAERHSWPVRQDEDGWTALIGRTADGLPLAAGTWRVLAGDERVRLGPALIADPPRPRVAGLHEVSFRTTRDGALSLVVRPALGPHERGPYATRRRLAAARSRTSGRLGGRIGRRAALRNAAVFDSYGGGQYSCNPRAVSEELARRHPEVEIVWVTRDGQFTVPPGVRLVLHGSREHEEALSTSRFVVANRRTQPGWYHKPRGQLVVQTWHGTPLKRLGLDLEGMPYARQTPRAELTRQVATWDLLLSPSPFATTALRRAFGYAGEVLESGYPRNDVLFDPARARAARRRLGVPADRRVVLYAPTWRDDEPEGAGRLALDFTRAARALDDDDLLLVRAHYLVARHLAIPEGLGHRVRDVSKFPDMADLLAAADVLVTDYSSAMFDFACTRRPMVFFAPDLERYRDEVRGFYLDFEAVAPGPVVRTGDDLLDVLRCGDLKPFAARYEEFARRFCPWDDGHASARVVARMLP; this is encoded by the coding sequence GTGACAGCGCCTCCCAGGCTCTCGGTGGTCGTCCCGTTGCACGGCGGGGAGGAACACGCCGAGGAGTGCCTCAAGTCCCTGCACGACCAGACTCTCGACGACATCGAGGTGATCCTCGCCGGGCGGCCGGAGGGTCTGCGGCCGCCCGGCCCGGGGTTCACGCTGCTCGCCCTCGGCGACGGCGGTGACGATCCCGGCGCGGCCCGCAACGCGGGCGCGGCCTTCGCCACCGGCCGCTACCTCGCCTTCGCCGACCCCGGTTCGGTCGTTCCCGCCGACGCCTACCGCACGCTGGTCGACGCCCTCGACCACACCGGCTCCGACCTCGCCTGCGGCCGGATCCGCCGCTGGAGCCCGTACGCCTCCGGCGGGACCGCCACGGAAACGGGACGGACGACCGGCACCGCGCCGGGCTCGGGGGCAGGATCGAGTGCGGGGGCGGCGGCGCGGTTGCGCACTCACATCACCCGGCATCCGAAGCTGCTGGACGACCCGCGGGTGGGCGGCACGGTGTTCCGCCGGGAGTTCTGGAACCGGCACGGGTTCGCCTTCCCCGAGGGGCTGGGCGAGGACTTCCCGGTGACGATTCCGGCGCACGTGCTGTCCACCTCGGCCGACGTGCTCGGCGACGTGGTGTGCCTCATGCGCGGATCCCGGCCGCCGGCCGATCCGCTGCGCCGCCTGCGGGCCATGCTGGAGGTGTCGGACCTGCTCGGACGGCACGCGCCGCGACTGCGCGCGGCCTACGACCTGCGCCTGGCCGAGGGGCCCGACCTCGAAGCGGTGCTGGACGCCGTACGCGACCGGGTCCCGGACGGGCTCGCCGAGGCCCTGGGCCGCCTGGACCCCGGCGCGGTCGAACGGCTGCCGGTCCTCGGGCGGCTCCGGATCCACTTCGCCGCGCACGGCATGACCGGCGAGCTGGCGGAGCTGCGGACGTTCGCTGAGTCGGAGATCAGGCACCGGGGAGTGCTCCGGCGCGGGCTGGTCCGCCGCCGCTGGTATCTCGACTATCCCTTCCGCCGCGATCCCCGGCTCTCGCGTTCGCTGTTCGACGCGACCCGCGACCTGCGGCTCGTCGCCCGCGCCGACGACGTACGGCACGCCGACGGCAGGCTCGTCCTGGCCGGTCACGCGTACATCGCCCACCTGGACAGCGGGCGCAGCCGGATCGAGGTGTGGCTGCAGCGGGAGGAGGAGCGGATCGCCCTGCCGGTGCGGCGGACCCGCAGGCCCGACGTGACCGCCGACTCCCGGCAGTCGGTCGCCTGCCACGACGACTCCGGCTTCGAGGCCGTGATCGCCCTCGACACCCTGCCTCCCGGCCGGTGGGCACTGTACGCGCGGGTCCGGGCGCGGGGCGTGATCCGGGCCGGAAGAGCGACCGGGGCGCCGGGCGAGCGCGTCTTCGACGTCGCGGGCGCACGGGTCTCCCTCACGCACGAGCGGGGCCTCACACTCACGGCCGGTGTGGCCGCCGGTGACGACCCCGCCGGGTCCGCGGGGCACGTCGGCGCCGTGCGCTGGACGGACGCGGGGGAGCTGGTCCTGGAGGCGCCGGACCGGTTCCCCGGCGACCGGATCACCCTGGAGCGCGGCGCCGAACGCCACTCCTGGCCGGTCCGTCAGGACGAGGACGGATGGACGGCCCTGATCGGCAGGACGGCCGACGGGCTGCCGCTCGCCGCCGGCACCTGGCGTGTGCTCGCCGGGGACGAGCGCGTCCGGCTGGGCCCGGCCCTGATCGCCGACCCGCCCCGGCCGCGGGTCGCCGGGCTGCACGAGGTCTCCTTCCGTACGACCCGCGACGGCGCGCTCAGCCTCGTGGTGCGGCCGGCCCTCGGCCCGCACGAGCGGGGGCCGTACGCCACGCGCAGGCGCCTGGCCGCGGCCCGGTCCCGCACGAGCGGCCGGCTGGGGGGCCGGATCGGGAGACGCGCGGCGTTGCGGAACGCGGCCGTCTTCGACAGCTACGGCGGCGGCCAGTATTCGTGCAACCCCCGGGCCGTCTCGGAGGAACTGGCGCGTCGTCACCCCGAGGTCGAGATCGTCTGGGTCACCCGGGACGGGCAGTTCACGGTGCCCCCGGGCGTGCGCCTGGTCCTGCACGGCTCACGCGAGCACGAGGAGGCGCTGAGCACCAGCCGCTTCGTCGTGGCCAACCGGCGCACGCAGCCGGGGTGGTATCACAAGCCGCGCGGCCAGCTTGTCGTGCAGACGTGGCACGGCACGCCGCTCAAGCGCCTGGGGCTCGACCTGGAGGGCATGCCGTACGCGCGGCAGACGCCGCGGGCGGAGCTGACCCGGCAGGTGGCGACCTGGGACCTGCTGCTGTCGCCGAGCCCGTTCGCGACGACCGCGCTGCGCCGCGCGTTCGGCTACGCGGGTGAGGTCCTGGAGTCGGGCTATCCCCGCAACGACGTGCTGTTCGACCCCGCACGCGCCCGGGCCGCCCGGCGGCGGCTGGGCGTGCCGGCCGACCGGCGGGTCGTCCTCTACGCGCCCACCTGGCGGGACGACGAGCCGGAGGGCGCGGGACGGCTCGCCCTGGACTTCACCCGGGCGGCCCGTGCGCTGGACGACGATGACCTGCTGCTCGTACGGGCCCACTATCTGGTGGCGCGGCACCTGGCGATCCCCGAGGGCCTCGGCCACCGGGTCCGCGACGTCTCGAAATTTCCGGATATGGCCGATTTGCTGGCGGCCGCGGACGTGCTGGTCACCGACTATTCGTCGGCGATGTTCGACTTCGCCTGCACCCGGAGGCCGATGGTGTTCTTCGCCCCCGATCTGGAGCGCTACCGGGACGAGGTGCGCGGCTTCTATCTCGACTTCGAGGCCGTGGCCCCCGGGCCGGTCGTCAGGACCGGCGACGACCTGCTCGACGTGCTGCGGTGCGGCGACCTCAAGCCTTTCGCGGCGCGATACGAGGAGTTCGCCCGAAGGTTCTGCCCCTGGGACGACGGGCACGCCTCGGCGCGCGTGGTCGCGCGCATGCTGCCGTGA
- a CDS encoding glycosyltransferase family 39 protein, with translation MSERTSGREAAPDASGTAPCPPARGWAGRGRWPSAVTVVPAALALAVGLWDLDGPPLWRDEAATVSAAVRTLPQLAHLLRSVDAVHGLYYALMHVVVGVFGTAEVALRLPSVLAGALAAAGTGALGRALGLPRAGLYGGTLLALMPIFSRYVQEARPYPMTTAAAVGVTLLLLRVLRSPTPAALAGYAVALTALAYLNLFAFLVAGAHGVVVVLSRGRFARWACATAAASVAVAPLAWLGSGQGAQVSWIRRPEAADVGRLAVQMFGDLGATTPPRWPGLAPTAPLGVPALTALGVAPPAWALTLLGLALGLVSAIRAARAASGAVAGGAEWRGAGGSRGYAALVRVTLPWLLVPATVLLAASWAAHPVYVFRYVLCCVPAAALLAGAGLAALPTGVAVAALAAWIGLSVPGQLATRGPDGRQDDPRPVLALLASTARPGDGVMFVPAKVRKYVTVYPSVFGRLSDVALAWSPERDGSFAGREVGPRLLAARLAGLRTLWVVGHTGKAGLTGRRLDVVTRAFVPAGRWTSRGLYAERYEARDDTRTQRSNGAGVGK, from the coding sequence GTGAGCGAGCGCACCAGCGGCCGCGAGGCCGCTCCCGACGCCTCCGGCACCGCACCCTGCCCGCCAGCGCGGGGGTGGGCGGGCCGGGGGCGATGGCCGTCGGCCGTCACCGTCGTTCCGGCCGCGCTCGCGCTCGCCGTCGGGCTGTGGGATCTCGATGGCCCGCCGCTGTGGCGCGACGAGGCCGCCACCGTGAGCGCCGCCGTCCGCACCCTCCCCCAGCTGGCCCATCTGCTGCGGTCGGTCGACGCCGTCCACGGCCTCTACTACGCGCTGATGCATGTGGTCGTCGGCGTCTTCGGCACGGCCGAGGTGGCGCTGCGGCTGCCGTCGGTCCTCGCGGGGGCGCTGGCCGCCGCCGGGACCGGCGCGCTCGGCCGCGCTCTCGGGCTTCCCCGAGCGGGCCTGTACGGCGGGACGCTCCTGGCCCTCATGCCGATCTTCTCCCGGTACGTTCAGGAGGCGCGGCCGTACCCGATGACGACAGCCGCGGCCGTCGGCGTGACGCTGCTGCTCCTGCGCGTGCTGCGGTCGCCCACCCCGGCGGCGCTGGCCGGATACGCGGTGGCGTTGACCGCCCTCGCCTACCTCAACCTCTTCGCGTTCCTGGTCGCGGGGGCCCACGGGGTGGTCGTGGTCCTGTCGCGGGGGCGGTTCGCGCGCTGGGCCTGTGCCACGGCGGCGGCGTCGGTGGCCGTGGCGCCGCTGGCCTGGCTCGGCTCCGGGCAGGGCGCGCAGGTGAGCTGGATCCGCCGGCCCGAGGCGGCCGACGTGGGGCGGCTCGCCGTCCAGATGTTCGGGGATCTCGGCGCGACGACTCCGCCACGCTGGCCGGGGCTCGCTCCAACGGCGCCGCTCGGCGTGCCCGCGCTCACGGCGCTCGGCGTCGCCCCGCCGGCCTGGGCGCTCACGCTCCTCGGCCTTGCCCTCGGCCTGGTCAGCGCCATCCGCGCCGCCCGCGCGGCGAGCGGAGCCGTGGCGGGTGGGGCGGAATGGCGGGGCGCGGGGGGTTCCAGGGGGTATGCGGCCCTGGTGCGGGTGACCCTGCCGTGGCTGCTCGTCCCCGCGACGGTGCTGTTGGCGGCGTCCTGGGCCGCGCATCCCGTGTACGTCTTCCGTTACGTCCTCTGCTGCGTCCCGGCGGCGGCGCTGCTCGCAGGGGCGGGTCTCGCCGCGCTGCCCACCGGCGTGGCCGTCGCCGCGCTGGCCGCCTGGATCGGCCTCTCGGTGCCGGGGCAGCTCGCCACGCGCGGGCCGGACGGCAGGCAGGACGACCCGCGCCCGGTCCTGGCGCTGCTCGCCTCCACCGCCCGGCCGGGAGACGGGGTGATGTTCGTGCCCGCGAAGGTCAGGAAGTACGTCACGGTCTACCCGTCGGTCTTCGGCAGGCTGAGTGACGTCGCGCTGGCGTGGTCACCGGAGCGGGACGGCAGCTTCGCGGGCCGCGAGGTCGGCCCCCGGCTGCTGGCCGCCCGCCTCGCGGGGCTGCGTACGCTCTGGGTCGTCGGCCACACCGGCAAGGCCGGCCTTACCGGTCGCCGGCTCGACGTGGTGACCCGCGCGTTCGTCCCGGCCGGGCGCTGGACCTCGCGCGGCCTGTACGCCGAGAGGTACGAGGCGCGCGACGACACCCGGACTCAGCGCTCGAACGGCGCCGGGGTGGGGAAGTAG
- a CDS encoding stealth family protein, giving the protein MPVVTLYRRLQGRLRGRLPAVEPTPKAALIRADASPLQAQRETLDVVCALLGGAAVPYFCVRPLPDRPPVVAVPEEDRDRALAALAAGAHPLFAARQPYGRPGARAQADAGRMRPVRRAAPLLGDARVVRLAMYFASPSRTLTLGPENGLDLEFWAREGDDLAGPRPNPACDRVPADGPVAEGGEELFLPLACPARRARAYRTRPEFIRRLLDDIDFPIDAVYTWVDGADPAWRARRDQAQREEARRADCPLSEMATTEARFTSRDELRYSLRSLLMHAPWINRIWIVTDGQTPPWLDTTHPMVSVVDHKEIFTDTSVLPVFNSHAIETQLHHIEGLSEHFLYFNDDFFLGRPLAPRTFFEGNGITRFFPSTVHVPFGVPETEESPVHAAGMNNRRILEDLSGRTITQKLKHVPYALRRSLMYEIEERFAAEFQATARSRFRTSRDISAVSSLAHYYGYLSGRAVPGLVDYTYVDLSLPKTPARLRRMLARRRHDVFCLNDTSPTDDEQDALLARFLEAYFPTPAPFER; this is encoded by the coding sequence ATGCCCGTTGTCACCTTGTACCGGCGGCTGCAGGGGCGGTTGCGCGGACGACTGCCGGCCGTGGAGCCCACGCCGAAGGCCGCGCTCATCCGGGCCGACGCGAGCCCGCTGCAGGCCCAGCGCGAGACGCTGGACGTGGTCTGCGCCCTGCTGGGCGGAGCGGCGGTGCCGTACTTCTGCGTGCGCCCGCTGCCCGACCGCCCGCCGGTGGTCGCGGTGCCCGAGGAGGACCGCGACCGCGCGCTCGCCGCGCTCGCCGCCGGCGCCCACCCGCTGTTCGCGGCGCGGCAGCCGTACGGCAGGCCGGGGGCGCGGGCCCAGGCGGACGCGGGGCGGATGCGCCCGGTGCGGCGGGCCGCGCCGCTGCTGGGCGACGCCCGGGTCGTGCGGCTCGCCATGTATTTCGCCAGCCCGTCGCGGACGCTCACGCTCGGCCCCGAAAACGGTCTCGACCTGGAGTTCTGGGCCCGCGAGGGCGACGACCTGGCCGGGCCGCGGCCCAACCCGGCCTGCGACCGCGTCCCCGCCGACGGCCCAGTGGCGGAGGGCGGCGAGGAGCTGTTCCTGCCCCTCGCGTGCCCGGCCCGCCGCGCCCGCGCCTACCGGACCCGGCCGGAGTTCATCCGGCGACTGCTGGACGACATCGACTTCCCGATCGACGCCGTCTACACGTGGGTGGACGGCGCCGACCCCGCCTGGCGGGCCCGCCGCGACCAGGCGCAGCGCGAGGAGGCGCGGCGCGCCGACTGCCCGCTGAGCGAGATGGCGACCACCGAGGCGCGGTTCACCAGCAGGGACGAGCTTCGCTACTCGCTGCGCTCCCTGCTGATGCACGCCCCGTGGATCAACCGGATATGGATCGTCACCGACGGCCAGACGCCCCCGTGGCTCGACACCACCCACCCGATGGTGTCGGTGGTCGACCACAAGGAGATCTTCACCGACACGTCGGTGCTTCCGGTGTTCAACTCGCACGCCATCGAGACCCAGCTTCACCACATCGAGGGGCTCAGCGAGCACTTCCTGTACTTCAACGACGACTTCTTCCTCGGCCGGCCGCTGGCGCCGCGGACGTTCTTCGAGGGCAACGGGATCACCCGGTTCTTCCCCAGCACGGTCCACGTGCCCTTCGGCGTGCCGGAGACCGAGGAGTCCCCGGTGCACGCGGCCGGGATGAACAACCGGCGCATCCTGGAGGACCTCAGCGGCCGGACGATCACGCAGAAGCTGAAGCACGTGCCGTACGCGCTGCGCCGGTCGCTGATGTACGAGATCGAGGAGCGTTTCGCCGCCGAGTTCCAGGCGACGGCCCGCAGCAGGTTCCGCACGTCGCGGGACATCTCGGCGGTGTCGTCGCTGGCGCACTACTACGGCTATCTCAGTGGGCGGGCCGTGCCCGGCCTGGTCGACTACACGTACGTGGATCTCTCCCTGCCCAAGACGCCGGCCCGGCTGCGCCGCATGCTCGCCCGGCGCAGGCACGACGTGTTCTGCCTGAACGACACCTCGCCGACCGATGACGAGCAGGACGCGCTGCTCGCGCGGTTCCTGGAGGCCTACTTCCCCACCCCGGCGCCGTTCGAGCGCTGA